One genomic window of Streptomonospora nanhaiensis includes the following:
- a CDS encoding serine hydrolase domain-containing protein, whose amino-acid sequence MCAAVLAAAVLAPGAAVGGTAAQDGAGSGGAEVTPAAIDTVVQEYREARGVPGVAVAVTRGGRTVHAAGYGTTPSGEAVTADTPMAVASVSKSFTAAAVLQLVEAGEVDLDRPVAAYLPEFRMADPRASRITVRQLLDQTSGMSDTTFPAFTREQPDTLREAVAGMRTGRLAADPGARHEYHNPNFQVAARLVEVVADRPFAEQLTAQIFDPLGMDRSTTADTERDLPPDARGHLRILGRPVALPEPPAFGNGSGGVISTASDMAAWLIAQNSGGRGPGGARIASPQTIALMHTPSPNSGSYALGWSTGETPRARPSSSTAGTCSPPRPTRRCCPPPATVSR is encoded by the coding sequence GTGTGCGCGGCCGTGCTCGCCGCGGCGGTGCTCGCGCCCGGCGCGGCCGTCGGCGGCACCGCCGCCCAGGACGGCGCCGGCAGCGGCGGTGCCGAGGTCACGCCCGCCGCGATCGACACCGTGGTGCAGGAGTACCGGGAGGCCCGGGGCGTCCCCGGGGTCGCCGTCGCCGTGACCCGGGGCGGCCGGACCGTGCACGCGGCCGGGTACGGCACCACACCCTCCGGCGAGGCCGTCACCGCCGACACCCCGATGGCCGTGGCCTCGGTCAGCAAGTCCTTCACTGCGGCGGCGGTGCTGCAACTGGTCGAGGCCGGGGAGGTGGACCTCGACCGGCCCGTCGCCGCCTACCTCCCCGAGTTCCGCATGGCCGATCCGCGCGCGTCGCGGATCACGGTGCGCCAACTGCTCGACCAGACCTCCGGCATGTCCGACACCACGTTCCCCGCCTTCACCCGCGAGCAGCCCGACACGCTTCGCGAGGCGGTCGCCGGTATGCGCACCGGACGGCTCGCCGCCGACCCGGGGGCGCGGCACGAATACCACAACCCCAACTTCCAGGTCGCCGCCCGCCTGGTCGAGGTGGTCGCCGACCGGCCGTTCGCCGAACAGCTCACGGCCCAGATCTTCGACCCGCTGGGCATGGACCGCAGCACCACCGCCGACACCGAGCGCGATCTGCCGCCCGACGCGCGCGGCCACCTGCGGATCCTCGGCCGGCCGGTGGCGCTGCCCGAGCCGCCCGCGTTCGGCAACGGATCCGGCGGCGTGATCAGCACCGCGTCGGACATGGCCGCCTGGCTGATCGCCCAGAACAGCGGCGGCCGTGGCCCCGGCGGCGCCCGGATCGCCTCGCCGCAGACCATCGCGCTGATGCACACCCCCTCGCCGAACTCCGGCTCCTACGCCCTGGGCTGGTCCACCGGCGAGACCCCTCGGGCGCGCCCGTCGTCGAGCACGGCGGGGACCTGTTCACCTCCACGGCCTACCAGGCGCTGCTGCCCGCCTCCGGCCACGGTGTCGCGGTGA